The following are encoded together in the Mesoplodon densirostris isolate mMesDen1 chromosome 2, mMesDen1 primary haplotype, whole genome shotgun sequence genome:
- the IL10 gene encoding interleukin-10 — translation MPSSALLCCLIFLAGVAASQHQGTQSKDGCIHFPDSLPHMLRELRAAFSSVKTFFQMNDQLDNSLLSQSLLEDFKGYLGCQALSEMIQFYLEEVMPQAEDHGPNIKQHVNSLGEKLKTLRLRLRRCHRFLPCENKSKAVEQVKSVFNKLQEKGVYKAMSEFDIFINYIEAYMTTKMKN, via the exons ATGCCCAGCTCAGCACTGCTCTGTTGCCTGATCTTCCTGGCCGGGGTGGCAGCCAGCCAACACCAGGGCACCCAGTCTAAGGACGGCTGCATCCACTTCCCAGACAGCCTGCCCCACATGCTGCGGGAGCTCCGAGCTGCCTTCAGCAGCGTGAAGACTTTCTTT CAAATGAATGACCAGCTGGACAACTCGTTGTTGAGCCAGTCTCTGCTGGAGGACTTTAAG GGTTACCTGGGTTGCCAAGCCTTGTCGGAGATGATCCAGTTTtacctggaggaggtgatgccaCAGGCTGAGGACCATGGCCCCAACATCAAGCAGCATGTGAACTCCCTGGGGGAGAAGCTGAAGACCCTCAGGCTGAGGCTGAGGCGCTGT CATCGATTTCTGCCCtgtgaaaacaagagcaaagcGGTGGAGCAGGTGAAGAGTGTCTTCAATAAG CTCCAAGAGAAGGGTGTCTACAAAGCCATGAGTGAGTTTGACATCTTCATCAACTACATAGAAGCCTACATGACAACAAAGATGAAAAACTGA